The Vibrio tarriae genome includes a window with the following:
- the recB gene encoding exodeoxyribonuclease V subunit beta, with protein MSADSNKLAVTLDTLRFPLHGARLIEASAGTGKTYTIAGLYLRLVLGHGCVETRHAHPLSVDQILVVTFTEAATAELRDRIRRRLHDARLAFARGASDDPLLRSLLAEFTDHSLAVSLLLNAERQMDEAAIFTIHGFCQRMLTQNAFESGSRFENEFVTDESRLKAQVVADYWRRQFYPLPISLANEVRRLWPAPSALLAEIAGYLSGPPVKLTTPLMEGDLAALQQAQIARISEIKQHWLAEREEIEPAVTGSDLHKNSQNALLRRLPILDTWAQSETHDLHVPSEFEEFTQSGLLAKSKKGNPPQLALFERIEAFLAEPVSLKTPLLVHAIHHCRHWLAKAKSTHHWLSFDDLLTQLSAALDNDEQGLLGERIRSLYPVAMIDEFQDTDPLQYSIFSRLYLDHPQCGLLMIGDPKQAIYAFRGADIFTYIKARNQVSAHYTLGTNWRSSAAMVAAVNQVFSSATHPFIYSDDIPFQPVAASPGADKRHWSLEGQVQPALTYWWPEDLDKPQSKTDYYAQMAEACAAQIQHILTASASGAAIFHRGEAIEAGDLAVLVRTGNEARMVRDALSQQGIASVYLSNRDSVFASDVAQDIERLLLAVWQPEDERLLRAAVASNLFALTASELDALNNDENEWEQLIAEFRQYRRLWSERGVLPMLRAVLTQRHIAERWLAESEGERWLTDYLHISELLQQATREIDSDQGLLRFLTQAMADAAQGLGGSDEQIQRLESERRLVQIVTIHKSKGLEYPLVFLPFVMSYRESSEGKYYDTESATTWVDLTGNEDALAKADQERLAEDLRLLYVALTRAVYGCFIGIAPLRNGNSSQEPTSAHRSAMGFLLQDGQEGGIADLQQALLKQCENLPDVAQCPPPKRFEQAYQPPQLDERELTARELSQTIDRRWRVTSYSGLVMQSSHARNDPLQELPLLEVGGFDLDSAQERDGAALESVERSIFNFPRGARPGTFLHSLFEEVDFQQSAHSEPNTKIILDLMESEQIESEWLPVLQHLVDTVLSTPLDGKALRLQQIMAAQRLTELEFLLPIEVLDAPTLNRITQRHDPLSAHAGDLGFHAVQGMLKGFIDLVFQYQGRYYVLDWKSNHLGDDPAAYHPQRLGSAMADHRYDLQYQIYALALHRFLRSRLAHYDYEQHFGGVFYLFLRGMDGRTDQGVFHTKPSLALLDELDGLIAGHELAQRASKAGQMELDL; from the coding sequence ATGAGTGCCGATTCAAATAAGCTGGCTGTTACGCTCGATACGTTGCGTTTTCCTTTGCATGGAGCGCGACTGATTGAAGCCTCGGCAGGTACCGGAAAAACCTACACCATTGCCGGACTCTATCTGCGTCTGGTGCTTGGGCATGGCTGCGTGGAAACTCGCCACGCGCATCCGCTAAGCGTTGATCAAATTCTGGTGGTGACTTTTACCGAAGCGGCCACCGCCGAGCTGCGTGACCGTATTCGTCGCCGCTTACACGATGCGCGCCTCGCTTTTGCCCGCGGTGCAAGTGACGATCCACTGCTTCGCTCCCTGCTAGCTGAATTTACCGATCACAGCTTAGCCGTCTCTTTGCTACTCAATGCCGAGCGACAGATGGATGAAGCGGCCATTTTCACCATCCACGGTTTTTGCCAACGCATGCTGACGCAAAATGCGTTTGAATCGGGCAGTCGCTTTGAAAATGAATTCGTCACTGATGAAAGTCGTCTCAAAGCCCAAGTGGTGGCCGATTATTGGCGCAGACAGTTCTACCCCTTGCCCATTTCTCTCGCGAACGAAGTACGCCGCTTATGGCCGGCGCCCTCTGCGCTGTTGGCTGAGATTGCCGGTTATCTTTCTGGGCCGCCAGTCAAACTGACTACGCCTTTAATGGAAGGAGATTTGGCCGCGCTGCAACAAGCGCAGATAGCGCGCATTTCCGAGATTAAGCAGCACTGGTTAGCGGAGCGAGAGGAGATTGAGCCCGCCGTAACTGGCTCTGACCTGCACAAAAATAGCCAAAATGCGCTGCTACGTCGTTTGCCGATTCTGGATACTTGGGCGCAAAGTGAAACGCACGATCTGCACGTGCCGTCAGAGTTTGAAGAGTTCACCCAAAGCGGGTTGCTCGCCAAATCAAAGAAAGGCAATCCGCCACAATTAGCGCTGTTTGAACGAATAGAAGCGTTTCTTGCTGAGCCTGTGTCACTCAAAACACCGCTTTTGGTGCATGCGATTCATCACTGTCGTCACTGGTTGGCGAAAGCCAAATCCACCCATCATTGGCTCTCGTTTGATGACTTACTGACTCAACTCAGCGCTGCGCTCGATAATGATGAGCAAGGGCTATTGGGCGAGCGGATCCGCTCGCTGTATCCGGTGGCGATGATCGACGAATTCCAAGATACCGATCCGCTGCAGTACAGCATTTTCAGTCGGCTGTATCTCGATCATCCGCAGTGTGGCTTGTTGATGATCGGCGACCCGAAACAGGCGATTTACGCTTTCCGTGGCGCCGATATTTTCACTTACATCAAAGCGCGCAATCAGGTGAGCGCTCACTACACCTTGGGTACGAACTGGCGCTCCAGCGCGGCTATGGTGGCGGCAGTTAACCAAGTGTTCAGCTCTGCGACTCATCCGTTTATTTACAGTGATGACATTCCCTTTCAGCCCGTGGCGGCAAGCCCTGGTGCTGATAAACGCCATTGGTCACTGGAGGGGCAAGTACAACCAGCCTTGACCTATTGGTGGCCGGAAGATCTCGATAAACCACAAAGCAAAACCGATTACTACGCGCAAATGGCCGAGGCGTGTGCAGCGCAAATTCAGCACATTTTGACTGCTTCGGCCTCTGGCGCGGCAATCTTTCATCGCGGCGAGGCGATTGAAGCGGGCGATCTGGCGGTGCTGGTGCGCACCGGTAATGAAGCGCGCATGGTGCGCGATGCGCTCAGTCAGCAAGGTATCGCCAGTGTTTACCTTTCCAACCGTGACAGCGTGTTTGCCAGCGATGTGGCGCAAGATATTGAACGCTTGCTGCTCGCCGTGTGGCAGCCAGAAGATGAGCGCTTGCTCCGTGCGGCGGTTGCCTCGAATCTGTTTGCGTTAACCGCCAGCGAGCTGGATGCGCTGAATAACGATGAAAACGAATGGGAACAGTTGATTGCCGAATTTCGTCAATATCGCCGCTTGTGGAGCGAGCGCGGCGTATTGCCGATGCTGCGTGCAGTATTAACTCAGCGCCACATTGCCGAGCGTTGGCTGGCGGAAAGTGAAGGTGAGCGCTGGCTCACCGACTATCTGCACATCAGCGAACTCTTGCAGCAGGCCACGCGTGAGATCGATAGCGATCAGGGTTTACTGCGTTTTCTGACTCAGGCGATGGCGGATGCTGCGCAAGGGCTCGGTGGCAGTGATGAGCAGATCCAGCGTCTCGAATCCGAGCGGCGTCTGGTGCAGATTGTCACCATCCACAAATCAAAAGGGCTTGAGTACCCGCTGGTATTTTTACCGTTTGTGATGAGCTATCGCGAGAGCAGTGAAGGCAAATATTACGATACTGAATCGGCCACTACTTGGGTCGATTTAACCGGCAATGAAGACGCGTTAGCCAAAGCCGATCAAGAACGTTTGGCAGAAGATTTACGCTTGCTGTATGTGGCGCTCACTCGCGCAGTGTATGGCTGTTTTATTGGGATTGCGCCGCTGCGCAACGGCAATTCGAGCCAAGAGCCGACCTCGGCGCATCGCAGTGCGATGGGGTTTCTGCTGCAAGATGGTCAAGAAGGTGGTATCGCGGATCTGCAGCAAGCGCTGCTCAAACAGTGTGAAAATTTGCCAGATGTCGCACAATGCCCGCCACCGAAGCGTTTTGAGCAAGCGTATCAGCCACCCCAATTGGACGAGCGAGAGCTGACTGCCCGTGAGTTAAGCCAAACGATTGATCGCCGTTGGCGAGTGACCAGTTACTCAGGCTTGGTGATGCAATCGAGTCATGCTCGCAATGATCCTTTGCAAGAGTTGCCCTTGCTTGAAGTGGGCGGTTTTGATCTTGATAGTGCGCAAGAGCGCGATGGAGCGGCGCTGGAATCTGTCGAGCGCTCGATTTTCAATTTCCCGCGTGGTGCTCGCCCCGGCACTTTCTTGCATTCGCTGTTTGAAGAGGTGGATTTCCAGCAATCGGCACACAGTGAACCCAATACTAAAATCATCCTTGATTTGATGGAAAGTGAGCAGATTGAAAGCGAGTGGCTGCCGGTGTTGCAACACTTGGTTGACACCGTATTGAGTACGCCACTGGATGGTAAAGCGCTGCGCTTACAACAAATTATGGCCGCCCAGCGTCTGACCGAGTTGGAGTTTTTACTGCCAATCGAAGTGTTGGATGCGCCAACCTTAAATCGCATCACCCAGCGCCATGATCCGCTTTCGGCACACGCGGGCGATCTCGGTTTTCATGCGGTGCAAGGCATGCTCAAAGGCTTTATCGATCTGGTGTTTCAATATCAAGGGCGCTATTACGTGCTGGACTGGAAATCCAACCATTTAGGTGACGATCCAGCGGCGTATCATCCACAGCGTTTGGGCAGTGCGATGGCCGATCACCGCTAC